A genome region from Ursus arctos isolate Adak ecotype North America unplaced genomic scaffold, UrsArc2.0 scaffold_18, whole genome shotgun sequence includes the following:
- the LOC113260308 gene encoding 60S ribosomal protein L21-like, with amino-acid sequence MRTYRKCDAVHIKEMGSIHKGMSHECYHSKTGRVYNVAQHAADMLQTNKGKILAKRISECIEQIQPSKSPDSFLQHMKEDDQEKKEAKEKDVWFKPALHFVRTNRERPELLEPPPMNS; translated from the coding sequence ATGCGAACCTATAGGAAATGCGATGCTGTACACATCAAGGAAATGGGCTCTATTCACAAAGGAATGTCCCACGAATGTTACCACAGCAAAACTGGAAGAGTCTACAATGTTGCCCAGCATGCTGCTGACATGTTGCAAACAAACAAGGGCAAGATTCTTGCCAAGAGAATTAGTGAATGTATTGAGCAAATTCAGCCCTCTAAAAGCCCAGATAGCTTCCTGCAGCATATGAAGGAAGATgatcaggaaaagaaagaagccaaagagaaagaTGTTTGGTTCAAGCCTGCTCTACACTTTGTGAGAACTAATAGAGAGAGGCCGGAGCTGCTGGAACCCCCTCCAATGAATTCataa